From one Rhopalosiphum padi isolate XX-2018 chromosome 2, ASM2088224v1, whole genome shotgun sequence genomic stretch:
- the LOC132922398 gene encoding lysyl oxidase homolog 2, translating into MITAATSGCRDRDLRKSNGRRPAAEVMMVIFMLALGLLSLLEPAVDCRRAVKHRHHWRANLIKNYLKNHKSLEGMVRLVDGESEYEGNVEIMHLGKWGAICDDEWDAREGQVVCRQLGYNGTSRVTHSSHFGQTARKYWMDNTQCGGQEMEISECRFDSWGENDCDPSEAAGVVCGSPEPEKPKYSVPAVTVSAKKVVRKNRIKDTSGSDIQLRLAGGRTSEEGRVEAKTNDGWGVICGDGFGVLEALVVCRSIGLGYAAAAFQTDRFGGLDLPVVLSAVECAGNESSLANCYHQHKATCSTRKETVAAVVCVREMADLAVNTDELIRSAYLEDRQMYFLQCAMEENCLASSAYQLRRDEIDWHLITRRLLRFTAKITNVGTAPFRPAVPKHLWQFHQCHMHYHSMEVFATFDVLDGGGMKVAEGHKASFCLEDNQCTDGARPAFACADYGDQGISVNCSDIYRHNIDCQWVDVTDLNPGLYTLKVSVNPEHKIPEMTYANNAAVCSMFYSETFVKIHDCVLQNP; encoded by the exons ATGATCACCGCCGCGACGTCGGGTTGCCGCGATCGCGATTTACGGAAGTCCAACGGTCGTCGTCCGGCGGCGGAGGTGATGATGGTTATATTCATGCTAGCGCTGGGGCTGTTATCGCTACTTGAGCCGGCGGTCGATTGTCGACGGGCCGTCAAGCACAGACACCATTGGAGGGCGAACTTGATCAAAAACTATTTGAAGAACCACAAGAGTCTCGAGGGAATGGTGAGACTAGTCGACGGCGAATCCGAGTACGAAG GTAACGTGGAGATCATGCACCTTGGAAAATGGGGCGCCATCTGCGATGACGAATGGGATGCGCGGGAAGGCCAAGTGGTGTGCAGACAACTCGGTTACAACGGCACGTCGAGGGTTACGCATAGTTCGCACTTCGGTCAAACAGCCA GAAAGTATTGGATGGACAATACTCAGTGTGGCGGTCAAGAGATGGAAATTTCTGAGTGCCGGTTTGATAGTTGGGGCGAGAATGATTGTGATCCGTCCGAGGCAGCTGGCGTGGTGTGCGGTTCACCGGAACCCGAAAAGCCCAAATACTCTGTGCCTGCAGTGACGGTTTCGGCAAAAAAAGTCGTCCGAAAAAACAGGATCAAA GACACTTCGGGATCGGATATTCAATTGCGATTGGCTGGAGGCAGGACATCGGAAGAAGGCAGAGTGGAAGCAAAGACTAACGACG GTTGGGGCGTGATATGCGGCGACGGGTTCGGAGTGCTAGAAgcgttggtcgtgtgccgttccaTCGGGCTTGGGTATGCAGCAGCCGCCTTCCAAACAGACCGGTTCGGTGGGCTGGATCTTCCAGTCGTGTTGTCGGCAGTCGAATGTGCTGGAAACGAATCGTCGCTTGCTAACTGCTATCACCAGCACAAGGCAACGTGTTCGACCAGGAAAGAGACGGTAGCCGCGGTCGTGTGTGTCCGAG AAATGGCGGATTTGGCAGTGAACACTGACGAACTGATCAGATCGGCGTACCTGGAGGACAGGCAGATGTACTTCTTGCAGTGTGCTATGGAGGAGAATTGCCTGGCGTCGTCTGCGTACCAGCTCCGGCGAGACGAGATCGATTGGCACTTGATCACACGGCGGTTGCTGCGGTTTACCGCGAAAATCACAAATGTCGGTACCGCTCCGTTCCGGCCGGCCGTGCCAAAACATCTGTGGCAGTTTCATCAGTGTCACAT GCACTACCATAGCATGGAAGTATTTGCCACTTTCGACGTGCTAGACGGGGGTGGAATGAAGGTTGCCGAAGGACACAAGGCGTCGTTTTGTTTGGAAGACAACCAGTGCACGGACGGCGCTAGGCCAGCCTTCGCGTGCGCTGATTACGGTGACCAAGGCATATCGGTCAACTGCTCGGATATTTACCGGCATAACATCGACTGTCAGTGGGTGGACGTAACTGACCTGAACCCAGGGCTATATACACTCAAG GTGTCTGTCAACCCTGAGCACAAAATCCCGGAGATGACGTACGCCAACAACGCGGCGGTGTGCTCCATGTTCTATTCCGAGACGTTCGTGAAGATCCACGACTGTGTCCTACAAAATCCGTAG